The nucleotide sequence ACCGTCTTCATCTTCCACTGCTTCGATAGCCTGCCGTAGCAATTTAATTAGTTTAGTATCGCTTTTAATATTCCGGCTTTGTTTCTGAATGGGTTGTTCAACCTCTGCTTCATCGTCTAAATACAGAAAGCGAGAGCAACTGTTCACAAAAGCTACTGGGGCTTTACGCTCACCAAAACCAATAACGAATTTACCATCAGCCAGAGTCCTCGTTACCAAGGGAGTAAAATCGCAATCGGATGATACAAGGCAAATGACATCGACATTTTTCGTATATAGAACATCCATGACATCAATCACCAACGCCATATCAGTCGCATTTTTGCCTTTTGTAAGATCAAATTGTTGAATCGGTTGAATAGCAAACTCATGCAGCACATCTTCCCAAGCTTTCAGGTTTTGATTTTTCCAGTTCCCATAAGCTTTTCTGATATTGACCACACCATAGCGAGCAAGCTCAGATAGCACTTTATCAATCTTTTTTGCTGGAGCATTATCAGCATCAATGAATACTGCAATTTTTTCTTTATCTTTCACTTATGCCTCCTTGCAACTTAACGCCCGCAGCACGCGCGGCTTTGTAGTGGAGGCGCAGCCGAAACGAAAAAGCCGTCGCCGTGCCTGCGATTGTTAGATGCCTGACTGCTCAATGAACGCTAGTCTTGGATAATAGGTTAAGAATTGCCACACCGCTCACAATAAACCCGATACCAACAAAGCCCCAAGCGTCCAACTTCTGCCCATAAACACCCCATGCAATCAAAGTCACCAAAGCGATTCCCAAACCTGCCCAAACCGCATACGCTATACCTACAGGGATTGATTTAAGAGATAGCGAAAGAAAGTAGAAAGCAATTCCATAACCAACCAAAACCACAAGGGACGGGCCTAGTTTAGTAAACCCATTGGTAGATTTTAGTGCAGTAGTTGCAACTACTTCTCCAAATATTGCAATAGTTAAGAACATCCAATTTTTCATAAAAATTAACCCCTAAGCGTCAAGAAGGAGCCAAATTTTAAGGAACATTTTTTGAAAATGTCAGTCTTGTTGTAAAAAATTATCTGTGAGCAAACAACATCTAACAGTTGTATATTGTGCCAGCACACTTTCTCTGGTTGAACCAGATGACACAGCAACGTTAACATATTGATAAAAATTAAA is from Proteus columbae and encodes:
- a CDS encoding DMT family transporter; translation: MKNWMFLTIAIFGEVVATTALKSTNGFTKLGPSLVVLVGYGIAFYFLSLSLKSIPVGIAYAVWAGLGIALVTLIAWGVYGQKLDAWGFVGIGFIVSGVAILNLLSKTSVH
- a CDS encoding NYN domain-containing protein, with translation MKDKEKIAVFIDADNAPAKKIDKVLSELARYGVVNIRKAYGNWKNQNLKAWEDVLHEFAIQPIQQFDLTKGKNATDMALVIDVMDVLYTKNVDVICLVSSDCDFTPLVTRTLADGKFVIGFGERKAPVAFVNSCSRFLYLDDEAEVEQPIQKQSRNIKSDTKLIKLLRQAIEAVEDEDGWAMLGPIGTHISNHASFDQRNYGFKKLSDLFMAIDLFEMKKTNGSVLWVKDKKRAKQLNKPMQPTANASAD